A DNA window from Enterobacter asburiae contains the following coding sequences:
- the slmA gene encoding nucleoid occlusion factor SlmA, translating into MAEKQTAKRNRREEILQSLALMLESSDGSQRITTAKLAASVGVSEAALYRHFPSKTRMFDSLIEFIEDSLITRINLILKDEKDTTARLRLIVLLILGFGERNPGLTRILTGHALMFEQDRLQGRINQLFERIEAQLRQVLREKKMREGEGYSIDETLLASQILAFCEGMLSRFVRSEFKYRPTDDFDARWPLVAAQLQ; encoded by the coding sequence ATGGCAGAAAAACAAACCGCGAAAAGGAATCGTCGCGAAGAAATACTTCAATCTCTGGCTCTGATGCTTGAATCCAGCGATGGCAGTCAACGCATCACCACCGCTAAACTGGCCGCCTCTGTAGGCGTGTCTGAGGCGGCGCTGTACCGTCATTTCCCGAGCAAGACCCGGATGTTCGACAGTCTGATCGAGTTTATTGAAGACAGCCTGATCACGCGCATCAACCTGATTCTGAAAGACGAAAAAGACACGACCGCGCGTCTGCGTCTGATTGTGCTGTTAATCCTGGGCTTCGGTGAACGCAATCCGGGCTTAACCCGTATCCTCACCGGCCACGCGCTGATGTTTGAACAGGACAGACTGCAGGGCCGCATTAACCAGCTTTTCGAGCGGATTGAAGCGCAGCTGCGCCAGGTACTGCGCGAAAAGAAAATGCGTGAAGGCGAAGGTTACAGCATTGATGAAACGCTGCTGGCGAGCCAGATTCTGGCGTTTTGTGAAGGGATGCTCTCCCGCTTTGTGCGCAGCGAGTTCAAATACCGTCCAACGGACGATTTTGACGCCCGCTGGCCGTTAGTGGCTGCTCAGTTGCAGTAA
- the dut gene encoding dUTP diphosphatase, giving the protein MMKKIDVKILDPRVGEQFPLPTYATSGSAGLDLRACLDDAVELAPGATTLVPTGLAIHIADPSLAAVILPRSGLGHKHGVVLGNLVGLIDSDYQGQLMVSVWNRGQDSFTIEPGERIAQMVFVPVVQAEFNLVADFDATDRGEGGFGHSGRK; this is encoded by the coding sequence ATGATGAAAAAAATCGACGTTAAGATTCTGGACCCGCGTGTTGGCGAGCAATTCCCGCTGCCAACCTATGCCACCTCCGGCTCTGCCGGTCTTGACCTGCGCGCCTGTCTCGATGACGCCGTAGAACTGGCTCCGGGTGCCACTACCCTGGTTCCAACTGGCCTGGCAATTCACATTGCTGACCCGTCTCTGGCAGCAGTGATCCTGCCGCGTTCTGGTCTGGGCCATAAGCACGGCGTTGTGCTGGGTAACCTGGTCGGCCTGATCGACTCCGACTACCAGGGTCAGCTGATGGTCTCCGTCTGGAACCGCGGTCAGGACAGCTTCACCATTGAACCTGGCGAACGTATCGCCCAGATGGTCTTTGTACCGGTGGTACAGGCAGAATTTAACCTGGTGGCAGACTTTGACGCCACCGACCGTGGCGAAGGCGGCTTCGGCCATTCCGGGCGCAAATAA
- the coaBC gene encoding bifunctional phosphopantothenoylcysteine decarboxylase/phosphopantothenate--cysteine ligase CoaBC: MSLAGKKIVLGVSGGIAAYKAPELVRRLRERGADVRVAITEGGKAFITPLSLQAVSGYPVSDSLLDPAAEAAMGHIELGKWADLVILAPATADLIARVAAGMANDLVSTICLATPAPVAVVPAMNQQMYRNAATQHNLETLASRGLLIWGPDSGSQACGDVGPGRMLDPLTIVDMAAAHFSPVNDLQHLNIMITAGPTREPLDPVRYITNHSSGKMGFAIAAAAARRGANVTLVSGPVSLPTPAFVKRIDVTTALEMEAAVQAHAQSQQIFIGCAAVADYRAETIAEAKIKKQGDELTLKMVKNPDIVAGVAALKSHRPYVVGFAAETNNVEEYARQKRTRKNLDLICANDVSLATQGFNSDSNALHLFWQDGDKVLPLERKELLGQQLLDEIVTRYDEKNRR; this comes from the coding sequence ATGAGCCTGGCCGGTAAAAAAATCGTTCTTGGCGTGAGCGGCGGCATTGCTGCTTATAAAGCGCCGGAGCTGGTGCGTCGTCTGCGCGAGCGCGGAGCTGACGTGCGGGTCGCGATAACCGAAGGCGGTAAAGCCTTTATCACTCCCCTGAGCCTGCAGGCCGTTTCAGGATACCCGGTATCTGACAGCCTGCTCGATCCGGCCGCCGAAGCCGCGATGGGCCATATTGAGCTGGGAAAATGGGCAGACCTGGTTATCCTCGCTCCCGCCACGGCTGATTTAATCGCTCGGGTGGCAGCCGGTATGGCAAACGACCTGGTCTCCACCATTTGTCTGGCCACCCCTGCGCCTGTTGCCGTCGTTCCTGCCATGAACCAGCAGATGTACCGTAACGCGGCCACCCAGCACAATCTGGAGACGCTGGCCTCACGCGGCCTGCTTATCTGGGGTCCGGACAGCGGCAGCCAGGCCTGCGGCGACGTTGGCCCGGGCCGCATGCTTGACCCGCTGACGATTGTTGATATGGCCGCAGCCCATTTTTCGCCTGTCAACGATCTGCAACATCTCAACATCATGATTACCGCGGGCCCCACGCGCGAGCCGCTGGATCCGGTGCGCTACATCACCAACCACAGCTCCGGCAAAATGGGCTTTGCGATTGCCGCCGCCGCCGCAAGGCGTGGCGCGAACGTCACGCTGGTGAGCGGCCCGGTATCGCTGCCTACCCCTGCGTTTGTGAAACGAATTGACGTGACCACCGCGCTGGAGATGGAAGCCGCCGTGCAGGCACATGCGCAAAGCCAGCAGATTTTTATCGGCTGTGCGGCCGTCGCAGACTATCGTGCCGAGACGATCGCCGAGGCTAAAATTAAAAAGCAAGGCGATGAATTAACACTAAAAATGGTGAAAAACCCGGACATTGTTGCCGGCGTCGCCGCACTAAAAAGCCATCGTCCATACGTTGTTGGGTTTGCCGCAGAAACGAATAATGTGGAAGAATATGCCCGGCAAAAACGTACCCGCAAAAACCTCGATTTGATTTGCGCGAACGACGTATCGCTGGCCACACAAGGATTTAACAGCGACAGCAACGCACTGCACCTTTTCTGGCAGGATGGAGATAAAGTCTTACCGCTTGAGCGCAAGGAACTCCTGGGCCAACAATTACTGGACGAGATCGTTACCCGTTATGATGAAAAAAATCGACGTTAA
- the radC gene encoding RadC family protein has translation MEEEDEELLPREKLLRYGVTLLKDDELLALFLRTGTPGKTVFTLAKELIAHFGSLYGLLTADLAQFKHVEGIGVAKYAQLRGIAELARRFYNVRMEMEDPILTPAMTREFLQSQLTDIEREIFMVIFVDNRNRVLKHSCLFAGTLSHVEVHPREIVREAIKVNAAGVILAHNHPSGCAEPSRADKEITERIIKCCQFMDIRVLDHLIIGRGEYISFAEHGWI, from the coding sequence ATGGAAGAAGAGGATGAGGAGCTGCTGCCGCGCGAAAAACTGCTGCGCTATGGCGTCACCCTGTTAAAAGACGATGAACTGCTGGCGCTCTTTTTACGTACCGGAACGCCCGGAAAAACGGTATTTACGCTGGCAAAAGAGCTGATAGCACATTTCGGTTCGCTGTACGGTTTATTGACCGCCGATCTGGCGCAGTTTAAGCACGTTGAGGGAATTGGCGTGGCGAAATATGCCCAGCTGAGGGGCATTGCTGAACTTGCCCGCCGTTTTTACAATGTCCGCATGGAGATGGAAGATCCGATCCTGACGCCCGCGATGACGCGCGAATTCCTGCAAAGCCAGTTAACCGATATCGAACGCGAGATCTTTATGGTGATCTTTGTCGATAACAGAAATCGGGTGCTGAAACATAGCTGTCTCTTTGCGGGCACATTGAGTCACGTTGAGGTGCATCCGCGTGAAATTGTGCGGGAAGCGATAAAAGTGAATGCAGCGGGCGTGATCCTCGCGCATAATCACCCCTCTGGCTGTGCAGAACCGAGCAGAGCGGACAAAGAAATCACCGAACGTATTATCAAATGCTGTCAATTCATGGACATTCGTGTGCTGGACCATCTGATAATTGGCCGCGGTGAGTACATTTCTTTCGCAGAACATGGCTGGATTTAG
- the rpmB gene encoding 50S ribosomal protein L28: MSRVCQVTGKRPVTGNNRSHALNATKRRFLPNLHSHRFWVESEKRFVTLRVSAKGMRVIDKKGIDTVLSELRARGEKY; this comes from the coding sequence ATGTCCCGAGTCTGCCAAGTTACTGGCAAGCGTCCGGTGACCGGTAACAACCGTTCCCACGCACTGAACGCGACTAAACGCCGTTTCCTGCCGAACCTGCACTCTCACCGTTTCTGGGTTGAGAGCGAGAAGCGTTTTGTCACCCTGCGCGTATCTGCTAAAGGTATGCGTGTAATCGATAAGAAAGGCATCGATACAGTTCTGTCCGAACTGCGTGCCCGTGGCGAAAAGTACTAA
- the rpmG gene encoding 50S ribosomal protein L33, whose amino-acid sequence MAKGIREKIKLVSSAGTGHFYTTTKNKRTKPEKLELKKFDPVVRQHVLYKEAKIK is encoded by the coding sequence ATGGCTAAAGGTATTCGCGAGAAAATCAAGCTGGTTTCTTCTGCTGGTACAGGTCACTTCTACACCACCACGAAGAACAAACGTACTAAGCCGGAAAAACTGGAACTGAAAAAATTCGATCCAGTTGTACGCCAGCACGTACTGTACAAAGAAGCTAAAATCAAATAA
- the mutM gene encoding bifunctional DNA-formamidopyrimidine glycosylase/DNA-(apurinic or apyrimidinic site) lyase yields MPELPEVETSRRGIEPHLVGATILHAVVRNGRLRWPVSDEIHALSDKPVLSVQRRAKYLLLELPDGWIIIHLGMSGSLRILTEELPAEKHDHVDLVMSNGKVLRYTDPRRFGAWLWTKELEGHNVLAHLGPEPLSDAFNAEYLKAKCAKKKSPIKPWLMENKLVVGVGNIYASESLFAAGIHPDRLASSLSAQECELLVRVIKAVLLRSIEQGGTTLKDFLQSDGKPGYFAQELQVYGRKGEPCRVCGTPVIATKHAQRATFYCRQCQK; encoded by the coding sequence ATGCCTGAATTACCTGAGGTAGAAACCAGCCGTCGCGGCATTGAGCCCCATCTGGTCGGCGCGACGATTCTTCACGCGGTGGTCCGCAATGGACGTCTGCGCTGGCCGGTGTCCGATGAGATCCATGCCCTGAGCGATAAACCCGTCCTTAGCGTACAGCGTCGCGCGAAATACCTGCTGCTGGAACTGCCCGACGGCTGGATTATTATCCACCTGGGAATGTCCGGAAGCCTGCGCATTCTTACCGAAGAACTGCCTGCGGAAAAGCACGACCACGTCGATCTGGTGATGAGCAACGGCAAAGTGCTCCGTTACACCGACCCGCGGCGCTTTGGCGCGTGGCTGTGGACGAAGGAGCTAGAAGGGCATAACGTGCTGGCGCATCTGGGCCCGGAGCCGCTCTCAGACGCGTTTAATGCGGAATACCTCAAGGCGAAGTGTGCGAAAAAGAAAAGCCCGATTAAGCCCTGGCTGATGGAAAACAAGCTGGTGGTCGGCGTGGGGAATATCTACGCCAGCGAATCGCTGTTTGCGGCCGGGATCCATCCCGATCGGCTGGCCTCTTCGTTGTCGGCGCAGGAGTGCGAGCTGCTGGTCCGGGTGATTAAAGCTGTATTACTTCGCTCGATTGAGCAGGGCGGGACAACGTTGAAGGACTTCCTGCAAAGTGACGGCAAGCCGGGCTATTTTGCCCAGGAGCTGCAGGTGTATGGCCGTAAAGGCGAACCGTGCAGAGTCTGCGGCACGCCAGTGATTGCCACGAAGCACGCCCAGCGCGCCACGTTCTACTGCCGTCAGTGCCAGAAATAA
- the coaD gene encoding pantetheine-phosphate adenylyltransferase, producing MSTKAIYPGTFDPITNGHLDIITRAACMFDKVILAIAASPSKKPMFDLNERVQLATDAISHLPNVEVVGFSDLMANFARAQQANILIRGLRAVADFEYEMQLAHMNRHLMPELESVFLMPSKEWSFISSTLVKEVARHHGDVTHFLPTNVHHALMEKLK from the coding sequence ATGAGCACAAAAGCGATTTATCCGGGTACCTTCGATCCGATCACCAACGGTCATCTTGATATCATCACCCGTGCGGCGTGCATGTTTGACAAGGTGATTCTGGCCATTGCCGCCAGCCCCAGCAAAAAGCCGATGTTTGACCTCAACGAACGCGTACAGCTCGCCACCGATGCCATTTCGCACCTGCCGAATGTTGAGGTGGTCGGGTTTAGCGACCTGATGGCAAACTTCGCCCGCGCTCAGCAGGCCAATATTCTGATCCGTGGTTTGCGCGCGGTGGCAGACTTCGAGTATGAGATGCAGCTGGCGCACATGAACCGCCACCTGATGCCGGAGCTGGAGAGCGTGTTCCTGATGCCCTCCAAAGAGTGGTCGTTTATCTCTTCCACGCTGGTAAAAGAGGTGGCGCGTCATCACGGCGATGTCACCCATTTCCTGCCGACTAACGTCCACCATGCATTGATGGAAAAGCTAAAGTAG
- a CDS encoding glycosyltransferase family 2 protein, whose product MSTRLSVVMIAKNAADLLPDCLASVAWADEIVILDSGSTDNTVDVARAAGAKVFVDADWQGYGIQRQRAQGYATGDYVLMLDTDERITPELQQAIQAVISSPQPGAVYSIARRNYFLGRFMRHSGWYPDRVMRLYERERYQYNDNLVHESLSCDSAQVIPLTGDLLHLTCRDFASFQRKQLNYATAWAQERHQRGKKASLTGIFTHTLGAFLKTLLLRGGVLDGKQGWLLAVVNAQYTFNKYTELWALCRGYSEKT is encoded by the coding sequence ATGTCAACGCGCCTGTCGGTCGTCATGATCGCCAAAAATGCCGCCGACCTGCTTCCGGATTGCCTGGCGTCGGTTGCCTGGGCTGACGAGATAGTCATTCTCGACTCCGGAAGTACAGACAACACGGTGGACGTTGCCCGGGCAGCGGGCGCAAAAGTCTTTGTCGACGCTGACTGGCAGGGCTATGGCATCCAGCGCCAGCGCGCGCAGGGGTATGCCACAGGTGATTATGTCCTGATGCTCGACACCGACGAACGCATCACGCCTGAGCTTCAGCAGGCCATTCAGGCGGTGATTTCCTCGCCCCAGCCTGGCGCCGTATACAGCATTGCCCGCCGCAACTACTTCCTTGGCCGTTTTATGCGCCACAGCGGCTGGTATCCTGACCGCGTGATGCGCCTCTACGAGCGCGAGCGGTATCAATACAACGACAATCTGGTGCATGAATCCCTGAGCTGCGATAGCGCCCAGGTCATTCCCCTGACGGGCGATTTGCTGCACCTGACCTGTCGTGATTTCGCGAGCTTCCAGCGTAAACAGCTCAACTATGCCACCGCATGGGCTCAGGAGCGTCACCAGCGCGGCAAGAAGGCCTCGCTGACGGGTATCTTCACCCACACGCTGGGCGCGTTCCTGAAAACGCTGCTGCTGCGTGGTGGCGTCCTGGACGGCAAGCAGGGCTGGTTACTCGCGGTTGTGAATGCCCAGTATACTTTCAACAAATACACCGAGCTGTGGGCGCTCTGCCGCGGCTACTCAGAGAAAACGTGA
- the waaA gene encoding lipid IV(A) 3-deoxy-D-manno-octulosonic acid transferase, translating to MELLYTALLYIIQPLVWLRLLLRSRKAPAYRKRWAERYGFCRNKVVPDGILLHSVSVGETLAAIPLVRALRHRYPSLPITVTTMTPTGSERALSAFGKDVQHVYLPYDLPCAMNRFLNTVRPKLVIVMETELWPNMISALHARKIPLVIANARLSERSAKGYGKLGKFMRRLLSKITLIAAQNEEDAARFIALGLKRNQLAVTGSLKFDISVTPELAARAITLRRQWAPRRQVWIATSTHDGEEEIILQAHRKLLEKFPDLLLILVPRHPERFKDAREMVQKGGFSFTLRSSGEIPSGSTQVVIGDTMGELMLLYGIADLAFVGGSLVERGGHNPLEPAAHAIPVLMGPHTFNFKDICAKLQQADGLITVTDADSVVKEVSTLLTDEDYRLWYGRHAVEVLHQNQGALTRLLQLLQPYLPQRSH from the coding sequence TTGGAATTGTTGTATACCGCTCTGCTCTACATCATTCAGCCACTGGTGTGGCTGAGACTGTTGCTTCGTAGCCGGAAAGCGCCTGCGTATCGTAAACGCTGGGCTGAACGCTATGGCTTCTGCCGCAATAAAGTCGTACCGGACGGTATCTTGCTGCATTCCGTTTCTGTCGGTGAAACGCTGGCGGCGATCCCGCTGGTTCGCGCCCTGCGTCACCGCTACCCTTCACTGCCAATCACCGTCACGACGATGACGCCAACCGGCTCGGAGCGCGCGTTATCCGCTTTCGGTAAAGACGTGCAGCACGTCTATCTGCCTTACGATCTGCCCTGCGCCATGAATCGTTTCCTGAATACCGTTCGCCCGAAGCTGGTGATCGTGATGGAAACCGAACTGTGGCCGAATATGATTTCCGCCCTGCATGCCCGTAAAATCCCGCTGGTCATTGCCAACGCCCGCCTTTCAGAGCGCTCGGCGAAAGGTTACGGCAAGCTGGGTAAGTTTATGCGCCGCCTGCTGAGCAAAATTACGCTGATTGCCGCGCAGAACGAAGAGGATGCGGCACGCTTTATCGCGCTGGGCCTGAAACGCAACCAGCTTGCGGTAACGGGCAGCCTGAAATTTGATATTTCCGTTACCCCTGAGCTCGCCGCCCGTGCGATCACGCTGCGTCGCCAGTGGGCCCCGCGTCGTCAGGTCTGGATTGCCACCAGTACTCATGATGGCGAAGAAGAGATCATTCTGCAGGCTCACCGCAAGCTGCTGGAAAAATTCCCTGATTTACTGCTGATCCTCGTGCCGCGCCATCCGGAGCGTTTTAAAGATGCCCGTGAAATGGTGCAGAAAGGCGGCTTCAGCTTCACGCTGCGCAGCAGCGGTGAAATCCCTTCCGGCAGCACCCAGGTGGTGATTGGCGATACGATGGGCGAGCTGATGCTGCTGTACGGAATCGCTGACCTCGCGTTTGTCGGTGGCAGCCTGGTCGAACGCGGCGGTCATAACCCGCTGGAGCCGGCAGCCCACGCTATTCCGGTGCTGATGGGGCCGCACACGTTTAACTTCAAAGATATCTGCGCGAAACTACAGCAGGCCGATGGTTTAATTACCGTGACCGATGCGGATTCGGTGGTTAAAGAGGTATCGACCCTTCTGACTGACGAAGATTATCGCCTGTGGTACGGGCGTCATGCCGTCGAAGTGCTGCACCAGAACCAGGGCGCACTGACCCGACTGCTGCAGCTTCTGCAACCTTATCTGCCCCAGCGGAGCCACTGA
- a CDS encoding glycosyltransferase: protein MQNSAPLLSVVVAVYNGEAFLDQFFTCLVNQRIDSMEVIIVNDGSTDRSMEIVENWREKLPQLQVIEQQNQGVSIARNTGLAVATGQYLSFPDIDDVFKPGMYQHLLDMAVTQDLDVATCNGNYVWENNKKPSRPIFPEDKLASTGVMAGPAWLKMALDSRKFLHVTWLNIYRHDFIRKHNFHFEPGLRHQDIPWTTEVLLAAERVQYTSERYYDYYIHSASVSHMPDNDDTLIRSARHYMKILQMLDAINQRYPDKVKGIPACHWQIAKEGLGIIHTFDNMKDEKKKSMIIKEFFETGIWKLIWKSAKSPRLRWRLGRRYFRLKRYLA from the coding sequence ATGCAAAATTCAGCCCCATTGTTAAGCGTGGTGGTTGCCGTTTATAACGGTGAAGCTTTCCTGGATCAGTTCTTTACCTGCCTTGTCAATCAACGCATCGACAGCATGGAAGTCATCATTGTCAATGACGGCTCTACTGACCGCTCGATGGAGATCGTCGAAAACTGGCGAGAAAAACTGCCGCAGCTGCAGGTCATAGAACAGCAAAACCAGGGCGTATCCATCGCGCGTAACACCGGTCTGGCCGTTGCGACGGGTCAATATCTTTCTTTCCCGGATATTGATGATGTCTTTAAACCCGGCATGTACCAACACCTGCTGGATATGGCCGTCACGCAGGATCTGGATGTCGCCACCTGTAACGGGAACTACGTCTGGGAGAATAACAAGAAACCCTCGCGCCCGATCTTCCCTGAAGACAAACTGGCTTCGACTGGGGTCATGGCTGGCCCTGCGTGGTTAAAAATGGCGCTGGACTCTCGTAAATTCCTTCACGTCACCTGGCTGAACATCTATCGCCACGACTTTATCCGTAAACACAATTTCCATTTCGAACCCGGCCTGCGCCATCAGGATATTCCGTGGACCACCGAAGTGCTGCTCGCGGCAGAGCGGGTTCAGTACACCAGTGAACGTTATTACGACTACTACATTCACTCTGCATCGGTGTCCCATATGCCGGACAATGACGACACGCTGATTCGCTCCGCGCGTCACTACATGAAAATCCTGCAGATGCTCGATGCCATCAATCAGCGCTACCCGGATAAAGTGAAAGGGATCCCTGCCTGCCACTGGCAAATTGCCAAAGAGGGGCTGGGCATTATTCACACCTTCGACAACATGAAGGATGAGAAGAAGAAATCAATGATTATTAAAGAGTTCTTCGAAACAGGCATCTGGAAACTCATCTGGAAAAGTGCAAAAAGTCCGCGTCTGCGCTGGCGGCTGGGTCGACGTTATTTCCGTTTGAAACGGTATCTGGCATAA
- a CDS encoding glycosyltransferase: MRILMIIDGLPGGGAEKTVLTLSRGLIEMGHQVSLFSLRKVCDYAIPDGIDYQVVQDTCKKPWRKLTEIPRRAQLLDQAIEQAERSGKFDVVFSHLHKTDRIVSHCRALERDKVWFCVHGMFSFSYLRHRSGLSRWFKHLKIRHTYENRNVVAVSGAVLTDLSETLALNLRRKAVIHNPFDIPEIQRLADAPFEMQGKDYIIHVGRFHEHKRHDRLLRAFALSKIDTTLVMMGNGSDAQIQKLKQLAAELGIENKTVFRPFESNPYPWIKGARLLVLSSDCEGFGNVLVEAIICQTPPVSTNCPGGPAEILTGALARGLAELNDESLAKTLADIYTAPPVVGDTTIASFGINAICQQYIALVDNQK; encoded by the coding sequence ATGCGCATCCTAATGATTATTGATGGTTTACCCGGTGGAGGAGCTGAAAAAACGGTTCTTACGCTCTCCCGTGGATTAATAGAAATGGGACATCAGGTCTCTCTATTCTCTCTGCGGAAAGTGTGCGACTACGCCATCCCGGACGGCATCGATTATCAGGTTGTTCAGGACACATGTAAAAAACCGTGGCGAAAGCTGACGGAAATCCCACGCCGCGCCCAACTGCTGGATCAGGCGATTGAGCAAGCTGAGCGCAGCGGCAAATTTGATGTGGTGTTCTCTCACCTGCACAAAACAGACCGCATTGTGTCGCACTGCCGCGCGCTGGAACGTGACAAAGTCTGGTTCTGCGTGCACGGCATGTTCTCGTTTTCCTATCTTCGCCATCGCAGCGGACTTTCGCGCTGGTTTAAACATCTTAAAATTCGTCATACCTACGAAAACCGCAACGTTGTCGCCGTCTCAGGCGCCGTGTTGACAGATCTTTCCGAGACGCTGGCGCTCAATCTTCGACGCAAAGCGGTTATCCATAATCCTTTCGATATTCCTGAAATTCAGCGTCTGGCGGATGCGCCCTTCGAGATGCAGGGAAAGGATTACATTATTCATGTTGGCCGCTTCCATGAGCACAAACGCCACGACCGACTCTTACGTGCGTTCGCCCTGAGTAAAATTGACACAACGCTGGTCATGATGGGCAATGGATCTGACGCTCAAATTCAAAAACTCAAGCAGCTTGCTGCCGAGCTGGGTATTGAAAACAAAACGGTTTTCCGCCCGTTCGAGTCCAATCCCTATCCCTGGATTAAAGGGGCACGCCTTTTAGTGTTAAGTTCTGACTGCGAAGGTTTTGGTAATGTGCTGGTCGAAGCCATTATCTGCCAGACGCCACCGGTCAGTACAAATTGCCCCGGAGGCCCTGCCGAAATCCTCACCGGCGCTTTAGCGCGCGGGCTGGCAGAGTTAAATGACGAGTCACTGGCAAAAACGCTGGCGGATATTTATACCGCCCCACCGGTCGTTGGCGATACAACCATCGCGTCGTTCGGTATCAATGCCATTTGCCAGCAATATATTGCTCTGGTCGACAATCAAAAATAA
- a CDS encoding glycosyltransferase family 4 protein, with product MKHHRLAIVRQKYRPDGGAERFVSRALTALSNQNLELNVITREWQGEKQDDWHIHICNPQKWGRISRERGFAQAARALWQQQQFDIVQSHERIPGCDIYRAGDGVHRRWLLQRARILPAWRAQMLMYDRYHRYVMRAEREMYQAPELKAVICNAEMIKREIVEDFDIDANKIHVIYNSIDSSRFVPAQEAQRAMLRQQFGLPADAVVLCFVGSGFERKGLASAIRAIAGTSAWLIVVGQDKAERRYRDLARSLGCEGQIRFLGVQKETLPFYQLSDGLLLPTLYDPFPNVILEAMACGLPVITSESCGGAEFIQQGQNGFYCDALDISTLKEAVAAIPSLEKNNNMGRAARERVKDATPEKLSSQLITLYQKLLD from the coding sequence ATGAAACACCATCGTCTGGCCATTGTTCGCCAAAAATATCGCCCTGATGGCGGAGCGGAACGCTTCGTTTCGCGCGCTCTCACCGCGCTGAGCAATCAGAACCTTGAGCTCAACGTCATCACGCGTGAGTGGCAGGGAGAGAAGCAAGACGACTGGCATATCCACATTTGCAACCCTCAAAAATGGGGCCGCATCAGTCGAGAGCGCGGATTTGCACAGGCCGCGCGCGCGCTGTGGCAGCAACAGCAGTTTGATATTGTTCAAAGCCATGAGCGCATCCCGGGTTGTGATATCTATCGCGCGGGTGATGGGGTGCATCGTCGCTGGCTGCTGCAGCGCGCGCGCATTTTACCTGCCTGGCGTGCGCAAATGCTGATGTATGACCGCTATCACCGCTACGTGATGCGTGCGGAACGGGAAATGTATCAGGCGCCCGAGCTGAAAGCCGTAATCTGTAATGCGGAGATGATCAAACGCGAAATCGTTGAAGACTTTGATATTGACGCAAATAAAATTCATGTGATTTATAATTCTATTGATTCCAGCCGCTTCGTTCCGGCCCAGGAGGCACAGCGTGCGATGCTGCGCCAGCAATTTGGTTTGCCAGCCGATGCCGTTGTGCTCTGTTTTGTTGGCTCAGGGTTTGAACGAAAAGGATTAGCCAGCGCCATACGCGCTATCGCTGGAACATCAGCCTGGCTGATTGTGGTTGGGCAAGATAAAGCAGAGCGTCGTTATCGCGACCTCGCCCGTTCGTTAGGCTGCGAGGGGCAAATCCGTTTCCTGGGGGTGCAAAAAGAAACTCTGCCTTTTTATCAGCTATCCGATGGTTTACTGTTGCCAACGCTGTATGATCCCTTTCCTAACGTCATTCTTGAAGCGATGGCCTGCGGCTTGCCCGTCATTACTTCAGAGAGTTGCGGTGGTGCAGAGTTTATTCAACAAGGCCAGAACGGATTTTATTGTGACGCACTTGATATCAGTACACTGAAGGAAGCGGTAGCCGCCATTCCTTCACTGGAAAAAAATAACAATATGGGACGAGCGGCACGTGAACGTGTAAAAGACGCCACTCCCGAAAAACTATCAAGTCAGCTTATTACGCTTTATCAAAAATTACTGGATTAA